The proteins below come from a single Tenuifilum thalassicum genomic window:
- a CDS encoding endonuclease domain-containing protein, which translates to MKKSDITILARQLRRNSTPSEMKLWEVLRNKKFEGLKFYRQRPIIYGYQGKYLFFIADFYCAEKSLVIELDGEIHNFTREYDQQRDLIIQSHGLKVLRIRNDELKNIEHVLQKIKKII; encoded by the coding sequence ATGAAAAAATCAGATATAACTATATTAGCTCGACAACTACGAAGAAACTCAACTCCCAGTGAGATGAAGTTGTGGGAAGTTCTTCGAAATAAAAAATTTGAGGGCTTAAAATTTTACCGCCAAAGACCAATTATTTACGGTTATCAAGGTAAATACTTGTTTTTTATAGCCGATTTTTATTGCGCTGAAAAATCGTTGGTTATAGAATTAGATGGTGAAATACATAATTTTACGAGAGAATATGACCAACAGCGAGATTTGATTATTCAATCACATGGATTAAAAGTTTTACGAATTAGAAATGATGAGTTGAAAAACATCGAACATGTATTGCAAAAGATCAAAAAAATTATTTAA
- a CDS encoding IS4 family transposase: MDKNKEIKFVGQPIFKQVIGLLDAISIKSLVDKHSADYYYKAFKAKTQLVTVLFGIFSRCDSMTEICEGLRAMGGKLNHLGFAKAPAKSTACDGMRNRDSKFFEDVYFSLVRHYQSFLSDSRTLGLTFKEVLLIDSTTIRLFSDILKGVGRNPKNDGKKKGGLKVHMLIDAVQSVGRFIKITEAKVHDRNFLKELNLISHSMVVFDKAYNYYHQFAVWTSNSVYFVTRLKKNAVYTVVETLREQGRVKGKAMVLKEEIIELEYFPEDENGKRQTRVKAKLQLKKVCYQDEKNRYYEFLSNSMESTAEEIAFLYKKRWGIETLFKKMKQNFQLHYFYGESENAIRTQVWCTLIAQLLMTVIQKMAQTKKAFSVVASLIRIHLISLLDVFDLLRSTKREYLKKRGSPSSELQLKIAF, translated from the coding sequence ATGGACAAAAATAAGGAAATTAAATTTGTCGGACAGCCGATTTTCAAACAAGTTATCGGCCTTTTGGATGCAATAAGTATCAAAAGCTTGGTAGATAAGCACAGTGCCGACTACTACTACAAGGCATTCAAGGCGAAAACGCAACTTGTAACGGTTCTTTTCGGCATATTCAGCCGTTGTGACTCCATGACCGAAATATGTGAGGGGCTAAGGGCCATGGGCGGCAAGCTTAACCATCTGGGGTTTGCAAAAGCCCCAGCCAAAAGTACAGCCTGCGACGGGATGCGCAACCGCGACAGCAAGTTCTTTGAAGATGTATATTTTAGCTTGGTACGTCATTATCAAAGTTTTTTATCGGACAGCCGAACCCTGGGTCTTACGTTCAAGGAGGTGCTGCTGATAGATTCAACGACGATTCGGCTATTCAGCGATATCCTCAAGGGTGTAGGCCGCAACCCCAAGAATGATGGGAAGAAGAAAGGCGGGCTCAAGGTGCACATGCTTATCGATGCGGTTCAGTCGGTTGGACGGTTTATCAAGATTACCGAGGCCAAGGTTCACGACAGGAACTTCCTGAAGGAGCTGAACCTCATTTCGCACAGCATGGTGGTTTTTGACAAGGCGTACAACTACTACCACCAGTTTGCTGTTTGGACCAGCAACTCGGTGTACTTTGTAACCAGGCTAAAGAAGAATGCGGTATACACGGTGGTTGAAACCCTTCGGGAGCAGGGCAGGGTCAAGGGCAAGGCCATGGTTCTGAAGGAAGAAATCATTGAGCTGGAGTACTTTCCTGAGGACGAGAATGGTAAAAGGCAAACCCGGGTAAAGGCAAAGCTCCAGCTGAAAAAGGTGTGCTACCAGGATGAGAAGAACCGTTACTATGAGTTCCTATCCAATAGCATGGAAAGCACAGCCGAAGAAATAGCCTTTCTGTACAAAAAGCGCTGGGGAATCGAGACTCTATTCAAAAAGATGAAGCAGAACTTTCAGCTGCACTATTTCTATGGCGAGAGCGAGAATGCTATCCGCACCCAGGTTTGGTGCACCCTCATCGCTCAGCTGTTGATGACTGTAATCCAGAAGATGGCCCAAACAAAAAAGGCATTCTCCGTGGTGGCTTCATTAATCCGAATACACCTGATAAGCTTGCTGGATGTATTTGACCTGCTTCGAAGCACTAAGCGGGAGTACCTAAAGAAAAGAGGGTCACCATCCTCCGAATTACAGCTTAAAATAGCTTTTTAG
- a CDS encoding glycosyltransferase family 87 protein yields MNLDNFIKSANSISEKRLMYLLVGAILAVNLTFLVLSPGFSGGSFSATHYLYARWAFTNPENFLNSWANPFFTLIAAPFALLGFKSLQLLNVILGILAGYFAYRVAEELNMKSPLLALVICSFTPIFMMSFYGGTTEIMFAFVAILSTFLLLKNRFLEGAILLSFLPLIRLDGLILLPVFAVYMLRWRKAKFIPLMLTGLLVYSVIGAIAGKGFFWLFDGVTVWSKHIYGSGSLSQFVVRSPGYFGIPNEIFFVTGLVAGLWLYFRERKEYSKEFVLVVLPFVVYFLAQSVGWWLGMFNSQGASRYMAAIVPFMAVMATRGLYLFAKMFFIISKRNFIRIGAIVLGFVSIIHIPFAIQNYPISLSSTDWALSDAANYIKENGLGDNKIFYTDPAIFYFLEKNPGGEKNFKVESHRQLGMLNDGDLLVVDAASCEINDISFDSLLHSQELELMEVFNSATPVRVFGKPFFVAIFKKVTPNPSVAEHNINRFNGIGKRFTTIIHYDFDNEKPNDVERIATSEINQSAYYRIPKIKKNFLVISDTLDTPLPSTPLELKVSFRQFRKTSDENLRYFVEVDADGSSSRELFEIGAPNESNPDEWNDISFYVVIHNVDISQNVTVKTGFWNKRKGEFLIDDYRVEVAVK; encoded by the coding sequence ATGAACCTTGATAATTTCATTAAATCGGCAAACTCGATTAGCGAAAAACGCTTAATGTACCTTTTAGTTGGTGCTATTTTAGCTGTTAATTTAACTTTTTTGGTTTTAAGTCCAGGTTTTTCTGGTGGTTCGTTCTCGGCAACACACTACCTTTATGCCAGGTGGGCTTTTACCAACCCCGAGAATTTCTTAAACAGCTGGGCTAATCCTTTTTTCACTTTAATTGCTGCACCATTTGCATTGCTAGGCTTTAAATCGCTTCAGCTGCTAAATGTGATATTGGGAATACTTGCTGGATATTTTGCATATAGAGTTGCAGAAGAGCTGAATATGAAGAGCCCACTTTTGGCTCTTGTGATATGTAGTTTCACTCCCATTTTTATGATGAGTTTTTATGGTGGAACAACAGAAATAATGTTTGCATTTGTTGCAATACTTTCCACCTTTTTACTACTTAAAAATAGATTTCTTGAGGGAGCCATTCTTTTATCGTTTTTGCCATTAATCCGTCTCGATGGTTTAATCCTTCTCCCGGTATTTGCAGTTTATATGTTACGCTGGCGTAAGGCTAAGTTTATACCCTTGATGCTAACCGGATTGCTTGTTTACAGTGTAATTGGCGCAATTGCGGGCAAGGGCTTCTTCTGGCTTTTCGATGGTGTTACGGTTTGGAGTAAGCATATTTATGGAAGTGGCAGCCTGAGCCAGTTTGTTGTTCGTAGTCCGGGCTACTTTGGAATACCTAATGAGATTTTCTTTGTTACCGGCTTGGTGGCTGGTCTTTGGCTTTATTTCCGTGAACGGAAGGAGTATTCAAAAGAGTTTGTTCTTGTTGTTCTGCCGTTTGTGGTTTACTTTCTAGCTCAGTCGGTAGGTTGGTGGCTAGGCATGTTCAACTCCCAAGGTGCATCGCGTTACATGGCTGCAATTGTTCCATTCATGGCGGTTATGGCAACTCGCGGACTATATCTTTTTGCAAAAATGTTTTTCATTATCTCCAAAAGAAACTTTATTCGCATTGGTGCAATTGTTTTAGGTTTTGTATCAATCATTCATATCCCCTTTGCCATTCAGAACTATCCCATTTCGCTTTCGTCAACCGACTGGGCCCTGTCCGATGCTGCCAATTATATCAAAGAAAATGGCTTAGGTGATAATAAGATATTTTACACCGATCCGGCAATTTTTTACTTTTTAGAGAAAAATCCTGGAGGCGAAAAGAACTTTAAAGTAGAGTCGCATCGTCAATTGGGAATGCTAAACGATGGAGACTTACTGGTGGTTGACGCTGCTTCTTGTGAGATTAACGATATCTCATTCGATTCTCTACTTCATTCACAGGAACTAGAACTGATGGAGGTTTTCAATTCAGCAACCCCGGTCAGAGTTTTTGGTAAACCTTTCTTTGTGGCCATATTTAAAAAGGTAACTCCGAACCCTTCGGTTGCAGAACATAATATCAACAGGTTTAATGGCATAGGTAAACGATTTACCACAATTATCCATTACGATTTCGATAATGAAAAACCAAATGATGTAGAGAGGATTGCGACCTCCGAAATAAATCAATCGGCCTACTATCGTATTCCCAAAATCAAAAAGAACTTTTTGGTGATTTCTGACACCCTTGACACCCCTTTACCATCAACACCTCTGGAACTTAAAGTTTCATTCCGTCAGTTCAGAAAAACATCCGACGAGAACTTAAGATATTTTGTTGAGGTAGATGCCGATGGTAGTTCGTCGCGTGAACTTTTTGAGATAGGAGCTCCAAACGAATCAAATCCAGATGAATGGAACGATATTTCGTTTTATGTTGTGATACACAATGTTGATATTTCGCAAAACGTTACGGTTAAAACAGGATTCTGGAATAAGCGCAAGGGAGAGTTCCTTATTGATGATTATAGGGTTGAGGTGGCTGTAAAGTAA
- a CDS encoding M28 family peptidase, producing MKRINIYLALLFFILLACSHESGNKYDTQKIYKNLEGDILTISADSMLGRAPFTIGEERATSYIAGRMKEIGLNPVFDSSYFQDVPMVSITSELPSSIDFKVNGSNFSLKVDDDICLWSPTVKKEVAITNSPLVFAGFGINAPEYGWNDYADLDVKGKIVVVLVNDPGYYLKDSSMFTGYAMTYYGRWRYKFEEAERQGALGCVIVHEDGPAGYPWAVAGSKSNSPILYLDSKELENPTCKLNGWITLSAARKLFDEVGLNYDEIKQRAITKEFKPLALNASLNLKIRNKVERSLSKNVAGYIKGTENPDEFIVYTAHWDHLGVGKPVNGDSIYNGASDNAAAVAWMLSIAELYQNSAIKPKRSVVFLAPTAEESGLFGSEYFTKNCPFDISNALACFNYDVVLFIGHFKDVTVTGYGHSNLDSLLEVVAKRHNRYIDLDPNPENGMFYRSDQLPFLKAGVPSMFAKGYTHQSDLGKEKTLERINSYWQNTYHKPCDEFNPEKDNLDGLVDDVILFYEVGDAIAGTDFKPEFSKKSEFFR from the coding sequence ATGAAAAGGATAAATATCTATTTAGCTCTCTTGTTCTTTATCTTGCTGGCTTGCAGTCACGAATCAGGGAACAAGTACGATACCCAGAAAATCTATAAAAATTTAGAAGGCGATATTTTAACGATTTCAGCCGATAGCATGCTTGGCCGGGCCCCTTTTACCATTGGAGAGGAGAGGGCAACCTCATATATTGCTGGAAGAATGAAAGAGATTGGGCTTAACCCAGTGTTCGATAGCTCATACTTTCAGGATGTACCAATGGTTTCAATAACATCGGAGCTGCCATCATCAATTGATTTTAAAGTAAATGGAAGTAATTTTTCTCTTAAGGTTGACGATGATATATGCCTTTGGAGTCCAACAGTTAAAAAAGAGGTAGCTATTACAAATTCACCTTTGGTCTTTGCCGGTTTTGGGATAAATGCTCCCGAGTATGGTTGGAACGATTATGCCGATTTAGATGTTAAAGGTAAGATTGTTGTTGTTTTGGTTAACGACCCAGGATACTACCTGAAAGATTCATCGATGTTTACAGGTTACGCCATGACCTATTATGGGCGCTGGCGTTATAAGTTCGAAGAGGCTGAGCGTCAGGGTGCTTTAGGTTGTGTCATTGTGCATGAGGATGGGCCTGCTGGTTATCCTTGGGCTGTGGCAGGTAGTAAAAGCAATTCCCCAATCCTATATCTCGATAGCAAAGAGCTGGAGAATCCTACATGCAAGCTAAATGGATGGATCACGCTAAGTGCTGCTCGTAAGCTGTTTGATGAGGTTGGCCTTAATTACGACGAGATAAAACAGAGAGCAATAACTAAGGAGTTTAAGCCCTTAGCCCTAAATGCAAGCCTAAACCTAAAAATAAGGAATAAGGTTGAGCGGTCGCTATCAAAAAATGTTGCAGGATACATTAAAGGCACAGAGAATCCCGATGAATTCATTGTTTACACTGCTCACTGGGATCATTTGGGAGTTGGCAAGCCAGTTAATGGCGATTCCATCTATAATGGCGCTTCCGACAACGCTGCTGCTGTGGCGTGGATGCTGTCAATTGCCGAACTCTATCAAAATTCTGCGATTAAGCCCAAGCGTTCCGTTGTTTTTCTTGCACCAACTGCTGAGGAGTCGGGCCTGTTTGGTTCTGAATATTTCACCAAAAATTGCCCGTTCGATATCTCAAACGCCCTTGCCTGCTTTAACTACGATGTGGTCCTATTTATTGGCCATTTCAAAGATGTAACTGTTACTGGCTATGGTCACTCAAACCTGGATAGCCTGCTGGAGGTGGTGGCAAAAAGGCATAACCGATATATTGATCTCGACCCAAATCCCGAGAATGGCATGTTTTATCGTTCCGACCAACTCCCTTTCCTTAAAGCAGGAGTCCCCTCGATGTTTGCTAAAGGGTATACCCATCAATCAGATTTAGGAAAGGAGAAAACGCTTGAGCGGATAAATAGCTACTGGCAAAACACCTACCACAAACCATGCGATGAGTTCAATCCCGAAAAGGATAATCTCGATGGTTTAGTAGATGATGTTATCCTGTTTTATGAGGTTGGCGATGCTATTGCTGGTACTGACTTTAAGCCTGAGTTTAGTAAAAAATCAGAGTTTTTTAGGTAG